CAACATAGGGCAGATAGATATTCTGATGCCATGAATGAATGTGGGCTAGTTGATGCTGGCTGTGTGGGTAGCAGGTTTACCTGGTTTAATAAACAGAAAGATAAACCCATTTACCAAAGACTTGATAGGGCTTGGGTAAATATGCACTGGCTTAATCTGTTTCCTAACTCTACTGTAATTACATTGCCTAGAGAAGCTTCTGACCATAATCCAATTAAGCTAATAACGGAAAATATTGGTTTGCAAAATCATGGTCACCAAAATGTTTTCAAAATGGAACCTTTATGGTATGCTGAACCAGGTTTCTCAACCATGGTGGATGAAAACCTAAATGTTGATAATTCTGACTTGGTTAGGAAACTCAATAATATCTCCAAAACCATGTCTTCTTGGGTTAAGGACAATATAggaaatattttcaaaaaaaggaaAGTCTTGTGTGCTAGAATCATGGGTATCCAACGAGCTCTAGAACACAAGCCAACCAATAAGCACCTCTTGGACTTAAATGAGGACCTCTCTAATGAGCTAGGTCTCATTTATGAGCAAGAGGAAGCCTTCTGGATGGCTAGGGCTAGAACTAGTTGGATTGAAAATGGGGACAAAAACACTAGCTATTTCCAGAAGTCTGTCATcataagaagaagaaggaataaAATCACTAGCCTTAGGTCAGAAGTGGGTCAGGATATCCAAGGGAAAGATCTAGTGCCCCATATTGCCAGCTACTTTTCCACCCTCTTCACCTCTGAACAGACCATTCCCCCCTGTGAAAACCACCACTACTCCAATGAAATCAGTATTGACCATGCCACCAATATTGAAGAAGTTGGGAGAGCTGTGTTTGACCTAGGTCCCCTTAAGGCCCCAGGTATAGATGGCCTTCATGCCCACTTCTACCAACAACACTGGGGTGTTTTGTGGAAAGACCTATATAAGTATGTGGATAATGTACTGCAGACCAAAACCTTTCCCCAGTCCATCAATGATACCACTATCTGCATTATACCCAAGACTGCCCTACCAGAGTCCATAAAGCAATTTAGGCCCATAAGCCTGTGTAATGCCAGCTAtaaaatagtgtcaaaaataTTAGTCAACAGGATCAGACCTCTTTTGAAGGACATCATCTCCCCAAATCAGAATAGTTTCCTTCCTGGAAGGGGCTGTGAAGTTAATTACATTGCAGCTTCTGAAATCTTACACTCCATGAAAATCAAAAAAGGGAAGTTTGGGTGGTTTGCTCTTAAGATAGATCTTGAAAAAGCTTATGATAGGCTGGAGTGGAACTTCATTAGGTTCTGTTTAGCAAGGAAAGGCTTTGATAAAAATTCCACAGACCTCATTCTTAATTGCATTGCCTCTCCTGCAACATCTATCATTGTAAATGGAAAGCCCTCCCCCTCCTTTAAAACCACTAGAGGAATCAGACAAGGAGACCCAATATCCCCATATGTTTTCATTATTTGCATGGAGTACTTAGCTGATATGATTAGTGAGGCTGCCTCTAAGGAAAACTGGAAACCCTTCTACTTGAAGAGAAATGGCATCCCCATCACCCatttgatgtttgcagatgatctgCTTCTGTTTGGAGATACTTCTGCCAAAACTCTCAGTGGCATGAAGGAGGTCCTTAGGAACTTCTGGGACTGCTCTGGCCAAAAAATGAATAACTCTAAGAGCAAGATCTATTTTTCCAAACACACCCCCCAAAACCAAAAAGATCTGTTCTGTAACACTCTAGAGGTACAACCAAGCCCTGACTTAGGAACATACCTAGGGTTCCCCTTGACAGACAAAAGGCCAACCAAGAACCAAACTTTAGACATTTGCAGGAAAATTAAGAGCAAACTGGCCTCCTGGAAGGCTAAATGCCTCAGCAAAGCTGGTAGGTTAGTACTTATAAAGTCCACCTTGACCACCATAGCAAATTACTCTATGCAAATTCTGTACTTACCAAAGAAAACCCTCCAGACTATTGACCAAGCTTGTGCTAATTTCCTATGGGATTCAGAACCCCAGAAAAAGAAAACCCACCTTGTAGCTTGGCTCAAGGCCTGTGGACCATTGGAAGTAGGAGGGCTTAGTGTTAGATCAGCTGTAATGATGAATAAAGTGCTAATGACTAAACTCTGCTGGAAATTTAACACAGGGGAAAACCTAGCCAGTAGCCTAATCAAGGAAAAGTATGTTGATAATAGACCCTACCCTGCCCCTTTCTCAAAAGGGTCTCATATTTGGCAAAATGTTGGAAAGGGGTGGAACATGTACAAGGACCTTACTGCTTGGTGTATAGGGGATGGAACCCAGATCAACCTTTGGCTAGATAATTGGACAGGAAAAGGTTCACTTAGATCTTTAATACAAGGACCCCTAACCAGAGATGAATTTGCACACACTGTTAGTGACATTAGGAGGGATGGCCATTGGAACTTAAGCTGCATTTCCTTCACCCTACCCACTGACTTAATCCAATGGATTCAAGCCATTCCCATCCCTCAGTTTGGTGAGGATGCCCCCTTCTGCTCTCTATCAAAAGGGCTCCACTTTGACTCAAAAACAGCTTACAACACCATTTGGAACACCCACTTCCCTGACACAGACTCAAGTGATAAATGGAGTTGCATTTGGAAAGCTAGATGCCCACCTAAACTGAAAATATTCCTTTGGCTTATTCTTTGGGGAAGACTCCCAACTGCATCCCACCTATCCAGTAGACAGATTATCCCTAATGGAAATTGCCAGTTTTGTCCTAATACCCAGGAAGACATGGTACACTTGTTTTTAAACTGCCCCAGAGCTACTGAATTTTggagtaatattgagtttcaaCCCAAGTATAACCATCTCCACTCTGATGTTGAAAATTGGTTCCTAGATAACTTGAATGATACTGGGCTATCCCAGGTTTTGAACACTACAAACCAAACAGTTTTCATCTTTTGCCTTTGGAGAATATGGAATAGAAGGAACTTAtggatttttcaaaaagaaaacaaaaatattcagTCTTGGTGTCACCAAACTCTATGGTTAGCAAAAGAGCATGGAAATATAGAGAGTAAAGGAACACAACAGATTAAGCCAGTGCATTTGGACCCCCCTAGTCCCTCAAATTACTTTGTTAAATGCGATGCATCTTTCTGTTCCTCCACTCTCCTTGCCTCCTATGCAGCAATTTGCAGGAATGAAGATCACACATTCATGGCTGGAATAGCTGGAACCTTCACCAGTACCTCAGCTGCTGCTGCAGAAACTCAATCTATCCTTATAGCTAGCTCATGGGTCATCATCAAAGCATGGCAGAATGTGACTATATTTACAGATTGCAAATCAGCAGCAGAACACCTAAACAATGACAACCCTCCAATTTCTTGGCTGTCTAACCTATATGCTAAATGCAGGGAGTTGCAAAGAACCCACGGGAGCCTCTGGGTGAAATTCAGAAGAAGGGAGCACATCATGGAAGCAGACTACGTGGCAAGGAAGGCCAAGGACAGGCTGAGTCTGTTGGATCAAGGCAGTGATTTAGAACCCCCCCCCAGTTTAACTACTGATATCTCATCAAACAATGACACTAATTTTTTGGGAGCATGTTTGCTTCAAAGTAATTGGGCGATATGTGCCTGTATTTTGACCTCCACACGGAGTGGAGTTAGCTGAAAACTTATTATGTATGTGCACTCTAATATTTAAGTAATCAAGTAACTcattttcaccaaaaaaaaaaacaaggaaggaagagaaaaaaaaacatatttttaaaaaataaaattatagccAATTGTTGTATAACACGTGTGCATGTTACCTGTTGTATGGGTTGATGACTGGTTGGGTGTAACGAAAGTTAATGGGATATAAAGGTtagattattaaataataatcgaaaggttggattaattttggaaaatcgcttaaaggttggattattaaaagtaaTTATTCCTTTCTTTTTTGGGTTTTACTGACAAGAATTTCTGTACAGTAGATTagggagggagtatataattcCTCTTCACTCCCAATGATTTTTTCCAAAATGAGCCACCACTATATATACCAATACGGCAATACCAATACGGCAATACcaacttcttcttttttttttttttttgtttctttgtttttttttttttttttttttttttttttctggtttTATAGTTATCATTCAAGCACAACTGCACAAGTATTGTGAATCGAGACACGAACGGTGAGGTAGAACTGTAGAAGATTCAACCCCAGAATATTATGAGCACCGTACAATATTCAAGAACACGCATGCATTTGATCCATTTATAAAATGCACTTAATTATATCCTTTCATGTTCATTCACATTTCATGACATACAGTTTTGCACTCCCacccaaattaaaaaaaacaacacaaaaatcaaaacaacacaaaaagaaattaaaaggtCGGTGCAAAGATAAAACCCTGCAAAACAAAcactaattaattaagttcGCGATTGAGTAGTAGTGCGATGAGTATCTGGATCGGTAGTAGTAGTCGTCGTCGTCGTCGTAATAGCCTCTTGTGCCTTATTCTGCACATACTGTAAATTATCTTTAGCCTTTTCCTTAACCTCCCAAGCCGCGTTAGCAATCGCATTACGCGCTTGATCCAGCTGATCGGCTCCCACCGGGTGTTTTCCGGTGGTATACTGATAGATCCACGACAACGCCGACAGGGCCGCAACCCCGCAACCGCCGGAAAACACGAAACCGCTAGCAATAAGGAAGACGGTGATGATCGCCGGTATGAGTATAGGACTAAAGAGGACTAGGATTGGAGTGGCGATAACGAGGGATATGACGGTGGCGGTTAAGGTGAGGCCTGAGAGGACTAAGAGGACGGTACCGACGGTGGAGGCGGTTAAGAATTTGACGGCTTGGCGGGTGGTTGGGCTTATAGGGTGGCGTTTGTGTTGCATTTGTTGTTCATAGGATGACATGTTGGTTTGCATTGTTGATCAATGTATAATGTAATTAatggtttaatttttttaatttttggtgAGAGTGGAGACGAAGAAgaacaagaagaagaagaagaaggataTATTGTAAAGAGAGGGGTGTACGTGGAAGAGGGTTAAAAGATGGGAAGAGGTGAGTATGTTTGGTAAGGAATGGCAAGTGTTTGTTTGCATGTATGGAAATTTGTGGTTGTTTGACATGTGGAGAACTTGGTTTCTTTAGTGTTGGCTATGAGAAAAATTGTGTTTTGATATGGTTATCCAGAAGTCAATTGCATATAGattattttgtatttgtaaTTATAACAACAATTTCAATGGTTATGATTTATGAGTGGAGACTTGTTTGAAAAAAGTCTCAAGCTATTATTACTTTAACCATTGTAATTTTGATAAATTTAGTTTGGCCAACTAAGCTTTGATAAAACTGTTCAATTATAGGGTGGGTTATAATTAAAGTGAAACATGCACATAAAATAGTAAGTTAATTTGGTAAATTAGCTTGTTATTGAGTTATAAATTACATAGAAAGTAAATTAGCATGACAAGCTaataatttgacaattagcttgcCTATAGTTGTTCTAAGTAATTATATCATACTCCCCATGTCCCTTAATGCTCGGCCCACTTTTCTAATTATAAAGTCGTCCCTCAATACTCGCTCTATTTCTATAAATGATatatttttactaatattatatcaatttTCTCACTTAACAATGGACCCACGTATATTCTTAATtcctaaaaaaacattaaaaatattcaagataTTGTCCCGATCCCTAAGAAAAAAATagtaaattttcttattttatataGTTAGATAAGTAAGTGTACAGTCTTGAGAAAAGACTACCTAATTTTTATTGTATCTTTCTTCCTCAAACAAAAATTAACGAGCTCACGAGCTCACGAGCAACCGTATAAATCTATTTACATAACATTCACGTCATGCAATATAATCTCTTTACCAAGAAAATAGGTAATACAACGAAGTACTATTTATAGTATAACGTATATAAAAATATTCTTTAATAAGATTTGGACtcgaggattataacatgtaaATTTGAGATTGAAGAGCTCATTTAAAAAATCACAAATATTGGGTATTTTTGGAAGGGCGTTGTTGAATTGAAAGCGTGTTGTAAAGAGGTGGTGGTAGAAAGAGAGTAAAAAGTTAGTTGAAGAGCTATGACCAATGTACGTGCTCTAATAAGGTTTGGATATGAGGCTTACAAATAAATCATGGACTGTTATCATTATCACAAATTCTTActtataatgggtgtacaataaatattgtatatcagagtaaaagttgactaaaaatgcttaaaagttacatttatatatgtaaaagttatctattttttaatgataaattctttcatttgaataaaaattatttcttcaaaatcactaataatgtataaattaatcatttaaccctttaaaatgtttatctatcaactttttaattttataatataaaagttacagaaaaataggttaaagttacaaaaaactgcataaaagttatcttggtgtacaataaatttattgtacaccttgtgcgcgcaagaccttttgtatcaTTATTCCAcacaaatatatatatagattgaTACATCCATGTGTATATTTTATACTAAAATTTTACATATTACTCAACATAATATGATATTCAAATGAATCATTATCTGAGCCCAATAACATAAATTAAACCCTATGAAAAGATTTTAGTATCAAAGAGGCCAAGAGGGTCACTAGGCCCTTTCACACTTTTGGTCATAAGAACAAGTACATGCATGAAGAAATTAATAGTGTCGGTTGTATGCATAAAGTACAACCAATTGTATATGTAGAAATTGCATGCCCACACTAACGATGATGCTATAAAACAATTGTTGGTCTCTCTTTAAAGTAGTCGAATCCTGGATCTGCAATTGTAAAATTACCAGGAGGGTAACAACCAAGCAAATTGACTACCTAGCTAATAAAGGTATTGTGTTTGTTCAACACTCAAATAAGCTCAATTAGAGGTGACAAAAAATTAGAATAATGGTCGGGCCGGGCTTTACTACAAAACTTAAGCTCAAATCCGCATATTTTTGCAGAGTCGGATAATTGGAGATTGACCTAGCTAGAATCAATATCCTCCAATTTGAGCATCGGTTAAATAATTAAAGAACTTTAAAAGATTTACGCATTGAAAGAGAACTTGTAACGATTCAGAGGGaggtttaataaaaaaaaaagggttatGTTACAAATTGTAACtagttaatataataatttaaataaattgcaCAATTTTAAATGAAACAAACTCCTAGAAAGATGAAAAAAAGAACGAGAGATGTATAACGATTTTCCCACTTTATTGCACAAGATACCGCATTATCCACCTCGTTTAACTCTTGTCACAACCACACACATCATCTCCCTTATCCAACTATATTAGGGTTGTGAACCGTACTGAAATTAGTTAGACCAAAGCCGTTACATTTTCAGTTGACCGAGGGCAGGACTAGACATGTTAGTCTAAAGCGGAATTTCCCCTCCAATAGCTGCAAATTGATCTCTTCCTCCAACCTCCCAATTCTACcccttcatatatatatatatcttctTTTAAACACAAGAACAAAAAACTCTTTATGTGAAGAAAAATGGTGCAATCTATACATCTATACATAGTcgatctatacctagtctatacctagtatttaaaaactgaaaccaTGTGTGACAATGTGACATGTGTCTTAACCTCATCAAtctctcctttttctctctttcttttaatataattagaaaaaagaaaactaaaaaaaGATCAATATCAATGTATACATGTATTAAAGAGGGAAAATCCAAAAGACTTCCtctggaaaaaaaaagaaaaaaaagacacTCATATACATAAATAATCATAACTCGGTGAGCTAACTCAAATTTGTTATTAATATtccataacaataacaataaacaTTAGTTCTTATGAGTTAATAGTCTTTTCAAATTCTTAACCATAAAGAATGCATAAGAAACTAAACATCTTCTCAAAATAAGTCATCAACCTTCATCCTCCATGCACTCCTTATAGATGCATTGACTAACAAGCATTTTCGTTATACCACTTATTCAGCCAACTCTATATCATTCATTCATTTTCACAGGTAATGTACGTTTTACTTTATGTGTTTATTCTCTTTTTCTATCGCGAAGTTTCAATTTCGTCAATTTATTAAGATTATTTTAATAATCGTTTGTTTTGCTATGACATTATCACCATTGTTGATTATTCTCTCTAAATGTTGTTagattaatttaataataaCCTTAACATATGTATAATGTGGttctatttatttatatttatatcttACGCTAAACAAAATTTACGAatgcaaataaataaattaaaatttaataataCCTAAAGTTATTTTATATGGAGCAATGTAAGTTTTTACAACACTTTACAAAATACTctcgtgcattgcacgggtcAAAATGCTAGTTACTATGAGTAACTACCCCCTCCCCAGTGATCCATCTCCTAATTCAAACCTATATGCAGATGTACTACTCGAAATTAGTTtcacatttaaattaaaaaaaagaaaactatATAAATCTCGCTAAATGTATAATATTGTGATTTTTAATAACAATGACACAAAAACAAAACTTCATGTTTCTTTTCACTAATTTGGAAAATTGGCCAACTTACAAAAATGTTGCAGTTAAAATGACTAAAAAAATGGCTGAATTGCCGGCAATTGAGCAAAATTTCCAGAAATACAAAAACCCGACAGCAAATTCTGGGTAACGCTCCTCCTtaaacaaaatcaaacaaacaaattaCAAAATGCAAATTTGAATTCTAAAACGAATATCATTGTCCCACGTGTCCACCAAAAAATTCGACCGTTGTAAAATCAAACCTTCATTTCCTCCCCCTCTCCACCGTTCAACACCATTGTCATTCTCTCTCTTTATACTTTCCttttcctctttctctctctacgaTGGCGATTTCTACGGAAAAACCGACCGAGGAGAAGGTGAGCAACAAAAAGATTAAGAATTTGAATATTTGGAATAAAGTTAGGGTTAAGTTTGTTCTTGAATTCGGAAATTAAGTTTTTTTGGTTTGGCATCAATCAATTATTTCGCACGAGGCTAGGGTTTTTGAAAAATTCGGCGCTGATGTTCTAATTTCTGGCATCtattttgtttctttgtttcgATTAGTTCATTCTTTGAATCggaaattggtaaaaaaaattggTGATAATTTTGAGATAAGGCATGTTTATTGAATGAATGTGGGAATATCTGCCGTTTATTTTCAGCTTTGATTAGTCGATGAGTTGACTGCAATATAGTTTAAGTAGTCTTGAATTACGAAGTTTTTAGCATTTGTTCTTTTGCTGAATCTGTGTGTTTTTTCAGGTACCTGCAGAGGTTCCTGCAGTGGAGAAGCAACGGTGGGTCCTAAACGATTTCGATATCGGGAAGCCTCTCGGCCGAGGAAAGTTTGGCCATGTCTACTTGGCTAGAGAGAAGAGAGTATGCCATTTTATCTTATCCTAGTTTTGTGTTACTGTTTGTTCAATTGTGAAATTTAATTGTATTGTTTATCTGGTGATGTCGATTGAGCATAGCTTCTTTTTTAACCCAGAGTTATGATGATCTATACCGAATTTGGAAATTAAATTGAAACaataactcaaaaaaaaaattctttaagTTCCAATCAGATTACCCTATTCATagaataagttcaaataagttcggACAAATTTAGATCAGTGGTCTtaaggtgaaaagaacaacGAAAAGACTATAATATCtatttgtttgagttgtaataATACATATAACCATCCCTGTGGTCTTGTACCATGTCACtggaaattaagaaaatggGGAAGCTAGTGTATAGTATCTCTTAAAAATCACACCACATATGTAACCATCAAAACTTAGGCAGAATTTACCATCAAAACTTGGGCAGAATTTAAGGTATCAAGGTGGGAGATCGATTTCAGTACCTAGTTGAAATCTCCTTGGATGACAAAACTCTACACAGGATTGATCATTGTTAATAGGAATTAACCATGGAGATTTCTCCAGGTTCAGAAGCTTTCTAGACAACCTGTTGTTTGTTGGTATTAGTTCTTTGATTTTTggttctttgtatttgaatgtGTAACCCCAAACAAAATCCTGGTTGACTAATAGGTATATAGGATATCAAGAATGGATGTAGTGTGTTACATGCTTAGATTTTGGCTGATAACAGTTCTTTTTGGTTAATTGTAAAGAATTATTGGAAGCAAAGAATTGGTATTGCTTATATGTATGTGTTTCTACAAGAGTTGAGTTCTTCTGTAGTTTCCTCGCGGATACGTGTACGGATGTGTATGATGTATGTTTATATATACGTGTACGGATGTGTGTGATCTATTGGTTTTTGTTTGTAAgcttgaatgtttaatttgtttgtgaCTTAACTCATGGCTGCTTTGACATTTGTACTCTTTACTAGTTCAAAACAAGGTTTGAGTTCATGATTAGCTGCCTGTCTTTAGCACTGGCATGATTCCACTAAGTTCCTCATTCTCCATATTTTCTCTCAGTGATTGTTAGTTGCACCCCTATCCCTTTGATATGAATCTTGACCTAAAAGGGAATTTTGAAATTACTCTACTAAATTGCTGATTTTTGGAGCAGAGTAATCATATTGTGGCATTGAAAGTACTTTTCAAGAGTCAGCTAAAGCAATCGCAAGTCGAGCACCAAATTCGGAGAGAAGTCGAAATCCAAAGCCATCTTCGCCATCCAAACATACTACGTTTGTATGGATATTTCTACGATCAGGTACTGCTTGATGTAATGAATTTGTTAAATTTAGATGACAGTTTCGTGCAATGGTGGTGAAATGATTAGCTATTTTATATCTCTGCAGAAACGAGTGTATTTGATACTTGAATATGCACCCAAAGGTGAACTGTACAAAGAACTCCAGAAGTGCAAGTACTTCAGTGAAAAGCGCGCTGCAACTGTAAGTTCCATTCTAGTTAGTAGTTTAATTTTGGTAGTTTTGGAGGATTGATTCTAGGGTTCAGCAGTATTTGTTGCAAAAAGTTTGATTTTCACCAGAAAATTTCCTATCTTTTTTCAAAGATTGTGCCTTAGATAATTGACAACATCTACTGCTGCTTATACTTCTGCTGATGTAAAGAATGCTAACTAGTTTGCTGTTGACATATTCATTTGGGTGCAGTATATAGCATCAATGGCTAGAGCACTTATTTACTGCCATGGAAAACACGTGATACACAGAGATATTAAGCCGGAGAATCTCCTAATAGGTGCACAGGTGAATATGCATGACTAAGCTACCAATTCTACCATGCTTTCTTATATCTGACAGATTGTGCTAATTATGAAAGTTTTACGGATTGTCAGGGTGAACTCAAGATAGCTGACTTTGGTTGGGCAGTTCATACATTCAACCGAAGAAAGACAATGTGTGGGACACTTGACTACCTTCCTCCAGAAATGGGTATATATTCTTTGTGAACAAAACCTTGATTACTTGAGTGCTTTTGTTTTGGGTTGGTACTTACAAGATTGTTTTTGTGCCTCGTTTTCCTTGACAGTTGAGAGCGTAGAACATGATGCAAGTGTCGACATATGGAGCCTCGGCATCCTTTGTTATGAGTTTCTGTATGGTTTCCCTCCTTTTGAGGCGAAGGAACATTCAGACACCTATAGGAGGTGAGACTGTCATACTCAGTTGTTTGTTTGAAAGAATAGTTCTTGTATTAACATCTGCAAAAACTCGTATCTTTTGCAGGATTGTTCTAGTCGATTTGAAGTTTCCCCCAAAACCCATTGTATCATCAGCTGCAAAGGACCTTATTAGCAAGGTaaatttctttttaatttaactatcagtaaccaataaaatcataaccTAATTTAGTGACTCTCATTGTTAAACATCAGATGCTCGTTAAAGACTCGTCAGAGCGTCTTCCATTGCACAAGCTTCTGGAACATACTTGGATAGTACAAAATGCAGATCCTTCAGGTCTTTACAAGTTCTAATAATGTAATGTACTATTCGGCTCCATTGAGATATgatacgccatgtcattataaCCAAGACCCAAGTACTTGTCTGTAAAACTGTCATCTAATTCATGCTTCCCCAGGATGGCTAATATGTAAAACAACCATGTCTTCTGAAGTCCTCCCTATGGATGTAGCTATTTTCCTAGGGATGTAGACTTTTGTTAAGtgaatactccgtat
This sequence is a window from Spinacia oleracea cultivar Varoflay chromosome 1, BTI_SOV_V1, whole genome shotgun sequence. Protein-coding genes within it:
- the LOC110787404 gene encoding oleosin L: MQTNMSSYEQQMQHKRHPISPTTRQAVKFLTASTVGTVLLVLSGLTLTATVISLVIATPILVLFSPILIPAIITVFLIASGFVFSGGCGVAALSALSWIYQYTTGKHPVGADQLDQARNAIANAAWEVKEKAKDNLQYVQNKAQEAITTTTTTTTTDPDTHRTTTQSRT
- the LOC110787418 gene encoding serine/threonine-protein kinase Aurora-2 — protein: MAISTEKPTEEKVPAEVPAVEKQRWVLNDFDIGKPLGRGKFGHVYLAREKRSNHIVALKVLFKSQLKQSQVEHQIRREVEIQSHLRHPNILRLYGYFYDQKRVYLILEYAPKGELYKELQKCKYFSEKRAATYIASMARALIYCHGKHVIHRDIKPENLLIGAQGELKIADFGWAVHTFNRRKTMCGTLDYLPPEMVESVEHDASVDIWSLGILCYEFLYGFPPFEAKEHSDTYRRIVLVDLKFPPKPIVSSAAKDLISKMLVKDSSERLPLHKLLEHTWIVQNADPSGLYKF